A window from Citrus sinensis cultivar Valencia sweet orange chromosome 5, DVS_A1.0, whole genome shotgun sequence encodes these proteins:
- the LOC102612550 gene encoding TPR repeat-containing thioredoxin TTL1 has protein sequence MAEVANCSMERGLGCGFIGRIFSRRSFWSAQKSLPSPPTEGSNNDLKLPISDNHKKPPAENSKKRRSSSAENVLIGTANVAKPSPKPNQTLPRRTSSEPPKLSTSQQKRHNRRSSDAARSSTSSSTSSGLTNASKIQDDKRKLSKYPTCNSLELSTVVITSDYQQTNDGKGLVRATSSNIMPSGQLGNLKQLGTGNILGNHCPNATGKTFDYLYKNLQDVPKQRYGESRLGRNGGMGNIVKQPSGEFPQCISSLNKLDPEELKSMGNEAYNKARFEDALALYDRAITINSSKATYRSNKSAALIGLGRLIEALVECKEAIRIDPSYHRAHHRLAMLYFRLGEAEKAVSHYKKSSSLANQKDIAKAEALHKHLTKCNEARELQRWNDLLKETQNVISFGADSAPQVYALQAEALLRLQRHQEAHDSYNKSPKFCLEYFTKLFGLAGGAYLLIVRAQVYIAAGRFEDAVKTAQDAAQIDPNNKEVIKGVKMAKAMASARLRGNLLFKASKYKEACYAYSEGLEHEAYNSVLLCNRAACRSKLGQYEKAVEDCTAALIVMPSYSKARLRRADCNAKLERLEAAIQDYEMLIREIPGNEEVGRALFEAQVQLKKQRGEDVKDMKFGSNLVFVSSNERFRHFVTSPGMAVVLFCSKAEHKQVLQLMEQVCKRFPSVNFLKVEVEDHPYIAKSEGVSSIPAFKIYKNGSRVKEIPGHQCELLEKSVKLYSS, from the exons ATGGCAGAAGTGGCCAATTGTTCAATGGAGCGTGGACTGGGCTGTGGTTTTATAGGAAGAATTTTCAGTCGCCGGAGCTTTTGGTCAGCCCAAAAATCACTACCTTCACCACCCACAGAAGGTAGCAACAATGATTTGAAGTTGCCAATCTCTGATAATCATAAGAAGCCTCCTGCAGAAAATTCCAAAAAACGGCGTAGCAGCTCTGCAGAGAATGTGCTTATAGGCACGGCCAATGTGGCTAAACCTTCGCCAAAACCAAACCAGACACTCCCAAGGAGGACTAGCTCTGAGCCTCCCAAGCTTTCAACTTCTCAGCAGAAACGTCATAATAGAAGGTCTTCTGATGCTGCAAGAAGCTCAACATCCTCCTCCACCAGTTCAGGCCTAACAAACGCGTCAAAAATTCAGGATGATAAGAGAAAGCTAAGTAAATATCCCACCTGCAACTCCTTAGAGCTTAGCACTGTAGTGATCACCAGTGATTACCAACAAACAAATGACGGAAAAGGTCTTGTTCGAGCCACTTCAAGTAATATAATGCCTTCTGGCCAATTGGGAAACTTGAAGCAGCTTGGAACCGGGAACATTTTGGGGAATCATTGTCCAAATGCAACAGGCAAAACCTTTGACTATCTTTACAAGAACCTTCAGGATGTGCCTAAACAGAGATATGGAGAAAGTAGACTTGGTCGAAATGGTGGTATGGGAAACATTGTGAAGCAGCCTAGTGGTGAGTTTCCTCAATGTATAAGTTCGCTCAATAAATTGGACCCTGAGGAGTTGAAGTCCATGGGAAACGAGGCATACAATAAGGCTAGATTTGAAGATGCCTTGGCTTTATATGATAGAGCAATTACTATTAATTCCAGCAAAGCCACTTACAGAAGTAATAAAAGTGCTGCTCTGATAGGTTTAGGCCGTCTAATAGAGGCCCTCGTTGAATGCAAAGAGGCTATCCGGATTGATCCTTCTTATCACAGGGCTCATCACCGTTTGGCAATGCTATATTTCAG ACTAGGAGAAGCAGAGAAGGCAGTATCTCACTACAAGAAGTCAAGCTCCCTTGCCAACCAGAAAGACATTGCCAAGGCTGAGGCTCTTCATAAACATCTCACCAAATGTAACGAAGCTCGGGAGTTACAGAGGTGGAATGATTTGTTGAAAGAAACCCAGAATGTAATATCATTTGGAGCTGATTCAGCTCCTCAG GTGTATGCTCTGCAAGCTGAGGCTTTACTAAGGCTCCAAAGACATCAAGAGGCTCATGACAGTTACAATAAGAGTCCGAAGTTCTGCCTTGAATATTTTACTAAGTTGTTTGGCCTTGCTGGTGGTGCTTATCTCTTGATAGTGAGAGCGCAAGTTTACATCGCTGCTGGCAG GTTTGAAGATGCCGTGAAAACAGCCCAGGATGCAGCTCAAATTGACCCGAATAACAAGGAGGTGATTAAAGGGGTAAAGATGGCTAAAGCAATGGCATCGGCTAGATTACGTGGTAACTTGCTGTTTAAGGCATCAAAATACAAGGAGGCATGTTATGCGTATAGCGAAGGACTCGAGCACGAAGCATACAACTCAGTCTTACTATGCAATCGAGCAGCTTGTAGATCCAAGCTAGGCCAATACGAAAAAGCTGTTGAAGATTGCACTGCTGCTCTCATCGTGATGCCTTCTTATAGTAAGGCCAGGTTACGCAGGGCAGACTGCAATGCCAAG CTGGAAAGATTAGAAGCTGCGATTCAAGATTACGAGATGTTGATCAGAGAAATTCCAGGAAATGAGGAAGTGGGGAGGGCATTGTTTGAGGCTCAAGTGCAGCTCAAAAAGCAACGTGGAGAAGATGTTAAGGACATGAAATTCGGTTCAAACTTGGTTTTCGTCTCTAGCAATGAACGTTTCAGACACTTTGTAACCTCACCTG GGATGGCTGTGGTGCTATTCTGTAGCAAGGCAGAGCACAAGCAAGTATTGCAGCTAATGGAGCAAGTCTGCAAGAGATTCCCCTCAGTCAACTTCCTCAAG GTGGAGGTCGAAGACCACCCATATATAGCAAAATCAGAGGGAGTGAGCTCAATTCCAGCCTTCAAGATATACAAGAATGGATCAAGAGTCAAAGAAATTCCAGGACACCAATGTGAATTGTTAGAGAAATCAGTCAAATTGTACAGCAGTTGA
- the LOC102612852 gene encoding uncharacterized protein LOC102612852, producing MKGREAKGAPPADLLVCFPSRAHLTLMPKPLCSPARPAEANKRINHQHHSQSQHQHPHHHHQHHLKKLNIKGAGHASPLMWAKTKPTGPEIAEPTSPKVTCAGQIKVRPKANSCKSWQSVMEEIERIHNNRNKHKNKRPSWAESIGLKKEVMQFLTCLKNIRFDFRCFGAFPRADITTDDEDDEDEDQYHESNHLGVEGSDGNTDQASSRTVFSKWFMVLQENQNNCYYKEEKERSSNVEDSSAAAPAAPPPNALLLMRCRSAPAKSRFQDKAEEKGKEDKEDDDREEEEEEEVTQVKKTKNLKSLMEEEKRNNKENLVVMAYDTDFYKISSDVAKETWIVDGMKDLLSRSRSWKR from the coding sequence ATGAAAGGAAGAGAAGCCAAAGGAGCTCCACCAGCAGATCTATTGGTATGCTTTCCATCTAGAGCTCATTTAACATTAATGCCAAAGCCACTTTGCAGCCCAGCTAGGCCAGCGGAGGCTAACAAACGAATCAATCATCAACATCACAGCCAGAGCCAGCACCAGCACCcgcaccaccaccaccagcacCACTTAAAGAAACTAAACATCAAAGGAGCTGGCCATGCCAGCCCTCTCATGTGGGCTAAAACAAAGCCGACCGGGCCGGAGATTGCAGAACCAACGTCCCCAAAAGTGACGTGTGCTGGGCAAATCAAAGTGAGACCAAAAGCTAATTCATGCAAGAGCTGGCAATCAGTGATGGAAGAGATTGAAAGAATTCACAACAACAGGAATAAACACAAGAATAAGAGACCTTCTTGGGCTGAGTCCATCGGGCTCAAGAAAGAAGTCATGCAATTCTTGACGTGTTTAAAAAACATAAGGTTTGATTTTCGCTGCTTCGGTGCTTTTCCTCGAGCTGATATTACTACTGACGATGAAGATGATGAGGATGAAGATCAGTATCATGAGAGTAATCATCTGGGTGTGGAGGGAAGTGATGGCAATACTGATCAGGCTTCATCAAGAACTGTCTTTTCAAAATGGTTTATGGTGTTACAAGAGAATCAAAacaattgttattataaagaagagaaagaaaggtCTTCTAATGTTGAGGATTCGTCCGCTGCTGCACCCGCGGCTCCTCCACCAAATGCTCTGCTGCTGATGCGCTGTAGGTCAGCTCCTGCAAAGAGCCGGTTCCAAGACAAAGCggaggaaaaaggaaaagaagataaagaagatgatgatcgtgaagaagaagaagaagaagaagtgaCTCAAgtgaagaaaacaaagaatttGAAGTCATTaatggaagaagaaaagagaaataacaaAGAGAATTTGGTGGTGATGGCATATGACACTGATTTCTACAAAATTTCATCTGATGTAGCAAAAGAGACATGGATTGTTGATGGCATGAAAGATTTATTATCAAGGAGTCGAAGTTGGAAGAGATGA
- the LOC102613149 gene encoding uncharacterized protein LOC102613149, with amino-acid sequence MYRFICKTLIDSLHFNFNFNNSAHIHKSPFLSSISLLFFSSSSSSIPKKEKTKIDLADYLINRQHFSPESASEASSLNFSLKDTENSDSVLSFLRESGFSSTHIEKMVAKKPNILLINLHNTLKPKIKIFHEFGFSSSDIVDIISSDPWLLHRSAENQFQRSFLVLNSVLGSNAGVCKAIKATGWFLRRDLEKTLIPTIDILKNCGVSSSQIVKYVYTYPTFFLYKPEKVRCFVQRVDEIGFDRNSKMYLPAIRTMSSMTKEKWELKLKLFRSLGFSEDNILSMFRSMPPAFTVSERKIRSVVETLLRRRDVDISSIVNNASLFLCSIESNLKPRMRVYDMLKSKNLLRRKTGLATVCKLSKGKFLEKYVLPYQDELGDLSFLAMPQSQ; translated from the coding sequence ATGTATCGCTTTATTTGCAAAACCCTTATTGATTCGCTGCACTTCAACTTCAACTTCAACAACTCTGCACACATCCACAAGTCACCATTTCTGTCCTCAATCTCTCtcctcttcttttcttcttcttcttcttcaattccgaaaaaggaaaaaaccaaaattgatTTGGCCGATTACTTGATCAATCGACAGCACTTTTCTCCGGAATCTGCTTCAGAAGCCTCTTCTCTCAATTTTTCCCTGAAAGATACTGAAAATTCAGATTCAGTGCTGTCATTTCTCAGAGAAAGTGGTTTCTCCAGTACCCATATTGAGAAAATGGTTGCAAAAAAACCCAATATTCTTTTGATCAATCTCCATAATACCCTCAAGCCAAAAATCAAGATTTTTCATGAATTTGGGTTTTCGTCCTCGGATATTGTTGATATAATATCTTCTGATCCCTGGCTTTTACATAGAAGCGCTGAAAATCAGTTTCAGCGATCATTTTTGGTGCTGAATAGTGTGTTAGGGTCGAATGCAGGTGTTTGTAAGGCGATAAAAGCAACTGGGTGGTTTTTAAGACGTGATTTGGAGAAGACTTTAATACCCACCATTGacattttaaagaattgcggAGTTAGTTCGTCGCAGATTGTTAAATATGTGTATACTTACCCCACATTTTTTCTGTATAAACCTGAGAAGGTTAGGTGTTTTGTGCAAAGAGTTGATGAAATTGGATTTGATAGGAACTCTAAGATGTATCTCCCTGCAATTCGGACAATGAGTTCAATGACTAAAGAAAAATGGGAGCTTAAGTTGAAGCTTTTTAGGAGCTTGGGGTTTAGTGAAGATAATATACTTTCGATGTTCAGGAGCATGCCCCCTGCATTCACCGTATCTGAGAGGAAAATTCGATCGGTAGTAGAGACACTGCTTCGCAGACGGGATGTGGATATTTCTTCTATAGTTAATAATGCTTCATTGTTTCTTTGCAGCATTGAGAGTAATCTAAAACCGCGGATGAGAGTTTATGACATGCTGAAAAGTAAGAATCTGCTCCGAAGAAAAACTGGTTTGGCTACAGTTTGTAAGTTGTCTAAAGGAAAGTTTTTAGAGAAATATGTCCTGCCTTATCAGGATGAACTTGGGGACTTATCCTTTCTAGCTATGCCTCAAAGTCAATGA
- the LOC107176294 gene encoding F-box protein AUF1, translating to MDHFDQLPDALILLIFSSVSDVKTLIRCRSVSKRFNSLVSQTESLSLRVDRVISPDSDSDSLFVTFLKVFLKSLQDLLTNTTSKPQTRPQQTQNSPAEILSQFLRIKNLQIELPGGDLNLDKGVTVKWRAEFGKSLTSCVIIGFKSGSTATEEDVDIAGGLKMRVMWTISSLIAASARHFMLKEIVGDHHEMESLLLVDRDGEGTVVMDKEGMRECRLEAAQVSEEEGWGGIRSRTRTRTMVPSVRMRMRHVPRLMLAGGIWVEGATLVVVRANAGGKDDVEDAELALGAFGDGSSREAVLEMLKSRSYMLEMNSF from the coding sequence ATGGACCATTTCGATCAGCTTCCAGACGCTCTGATATTGCTCATATTCAGTTCAGTTTCCGACGTGAAGACCCTGATCCGGTGCCGCTCCGTTTCCAAACGGTTCAACTCACTCGTCTCACAAACCGAGTCGCTCTCGTTAAGGGTCGACCGAGTCATCTCGCCCGATTCAGACTCCGACTCGCTCTTCGTCACTTTCCTTAAAGTCTTCTTAAAGTCCCTCCAAGACCTTCTAACCAACACCACCTCCAAACCCCAGACCCGGCCTCAGCAGACCCAGAACTCACCTGCCGAAATTCTATCCCAGTTCTTGCGGATCAAGAATCTCCAGATAGAGTTACCCGGCGGTGACTTGAATTTGGACAAAGGCGTGACCGTGAAGTGGAGAGCCGAGTTCGGGAAGAGTTTAACGAGTTGCGTGATAATTGGGTTCAAGTCGGGGTCAACAGCTACAGAAGAGGACGTGGACATTGCCGGCGGATTGAAGATGCGAGTGATGTGGACGATAAGCTCGTTGATTGCGGCGTCAGCGAGGCATTTTATGCTCAAAGAAATCGTCGGAGATCATCACGAGATGGAGAGTTTGCTTTTGGTTGATAGAGACGGGGAGGGTACGGTGGTGATGGACAAGGAGGGGATGAGGGAGTGCAGGTTAGAGGCGGCGCAGGTTAGCGAGGAGGAAGGATGGGGGGGGATCCGGAGTCGGACTCGGACTCGGACAATGGTGCCCAGCGTCAGGATGCGTATGAGGCACGTGCCGCGGCTCATGCTTGCTGGTGGAATTTGGGTGGAGGGCGCCACGTTGGTGGTGGTCAGGGCCAATGCCGGCGGGAAAGATGACGTGGAGGATGCTGAGCTGGCATTAGGAGCGTTTGGTGATGGGAGTTCTAGGGAGGCTGTGCTGGAAATGCTGAAGAGCCGAAGCTACATGCTGGAGATGAACTCCTTTTGA
- the LOC102613435 gene encoding probable trehalose-phosphate phosphatase D: MTNQNVVVASDRKFSNIGLKITVTLTNSTLFSGADSKALPAPGGGFITISRKNILRKPTDTSDQGGNKINAWVNSLRASSPTRLKSSVAFSPQTEEQTSWIARHPSALSKFEEIVNASKGKKIVMFLDYDGTLAPIVEDPDRAFMTNEMREAVRDVARYFPTAIVTGRCRDKVFSFVKLAGLYYAGSHGMDIEGPSKKRRYKKGNHGVLCQPASEFLPMINEVYQTLLEKTKSIPGAKVENNKFCLSVHFRCVDENSWGTLAEQVRVVLDKYPKLTLTQGRMVLEIRPTIKWDKGKALEFLLEALGYANSKDVVPVYIGDDRTDEDAFKVLRNRGQGFGILVSKTPKETHASYSLQEPSEVKDFLRRLVQWKRLSLRQV, from the exons ATGACTAACCAAAATGTGGTGGTGGCTTCTGACCGGAAATTCAGTAATATCGGGTTGAAGATCACAGTCACCTTAACCAACTCCACTCTGTTTTCGGGGGCCGATTCGAAGGCCCTGCCTGCTCCCGGCGGTGGATTCATCACCATTTCTCGGAAGAATATCCTTAGGAAGCCTACTGACACTAGTGATCAAGGagggaacaaaataaatgcatgGGTTAATTCATTGCGAGCTTCTTCTCCTACTCGTCTGAAATCCTCTGTTGCTTTTTCACCCCAAACTGAAGAGCAAACTTCTTGGATT GCTCGTCATCCCTCAGCTTTAAGCAAGTTTGAAGAGATAGTGAATGCttcaaaagggaaaaagattGTTATGTTCCTCGATTATGATGGCACCTTGGCACCTATAGTGGAAGACCCAGATCGAGCTTTCATGACCAACGAG ATGAGAGAAGCTGTAAGGGACGTCGCTAGATATTTTCCCACAGCTATAGTGACCGGAAGGTGCAGAGACAAG GTTTTTAGCTTTGTAAAGCTAGCGGGGCTTTACTACGCTGGAAGCCACGGCATGGACATCGAGGGGCCTTCCAAAAAGCGTCGATACAAGAAA GGTAATCACGGGGTTCTGTGCCAGCCCGCGAGTGAATTTCTACCGATGATTAATGAGGTGTACCAGACATTGTTAGAGAAAACCAAATCAATTCCGGGGGCTAAAGTTGAAAACAACAAGTTCTGTCTCTCCGTACACTTCCGTTGCGTTGATGAAAAC AGCTGGGGTACATTAGCCGAGCAAGTAAGAGTAGTACTTGATAAGTATCCAAAACTGACACTAACTCAAGGCAGAATGGTGTTAGAAATTCGTCCCACTATTAAATGGGACAAAGGCAAAGCCCTTGAATTCTTGTTAGAAGCTTTAG GATATGCCAATTCTAAAGACGTTGTACCGGTGTATATTGGAGATGATCGAACTGATGAAGATGCGTTCAAG GTTTTGCGTAATAGAGGGCAGGGTTTTGGTATCTTAGTTTCTAAAACTCCAAAGGAAACACATGCCTCTTACTCTCTTCAAGAACCGTCCGag GTCAAAGACTTTTTGCGGCGTTTGGTCCAGTGGAAGCGGCTGTCTTTACGACaagtataa